A DNA window from Boseongicola sp. contains the following coding sequences:
- a CDS encoding site-specific DNA-methyltransferase, giving the protein MTTKTEKAAKKLPLNTILDGECIEVMRSLPEASVDLIFADPPYNLQLRGDLHRPDNSKVDAVDDAWDQFGSFGAYDKFTRDWLAAARRLLKPNGAIWVIGSYHNVFRMGAELQNQGFWILNDVVWRKSNPMPNFRGKRLTNAHETLIWASKDEGSKYTFNYEALKALNEGVQMRSDWVLPICTGHERLKDENGDKAHPTQKPESLLHRVLLGTTNPGDVVLDPFFGTGTTGAVAKMLGREFIGIEREKAYRDVATKRISKVRKFDKAALEVSVSKRSEPRVPFGQLVERGMLRPGEVLISPRGQAAKVRADGTLIADDIKGSIHQVGAALEGAPSCNGWTYWHFRKEGKNVSIDVLRQQIRSEM; this is encoded by the coding sequence ATGACGACGAAGACGGAAAAAGCAGCTAAAAAGCTGCCATTGAATACGATTCTGGACGGCGAGTGCATCGAGGTTATGCGGTCGCTTCCTGAGGCTTCGGTCGATCTGATTTTTGCGGATCCTCCTTACAATTTGCAACTTCGTGGGGATTTGCATCGCCCGGATAATTCCAAGGTTGATGCGGTTGATGACGCTTGGGATCAGTTTGGATCCTTTGGAGCTTATGACAAGTTTACACGCGATTGGCTGGCGGCTGCGCGGCGGTTGTTGAAGCCGAACGGTGCGATTTGGGTGATCGGGTCGTATCACAACGTGTTCCGCATGGGCGCTGAGTTGCAGAACCAGGGGTTCTGGATCCTGAATGATGTGGTTTGGCGCAAGTCGAACCCGATGCCGAATTTCCGGGGCAAGCGTTTGACGAATGCCCATGAGACATTGATCTGGGCGTCGAAGGACGAAGGATCGAAATACACGTTCAACTACGAGGCGCTGAAGGCGTTGAATGAAGGGGTGCAGATGCGGTCCGATTGGGTGCTGCCGATCTGCACCGGGCACGAGCGTCTGAAGGACGAAAACGGCGATAAGGCGCATCCGACGCAGAAACCTGAAAGCCTGTTGCACCGGGTTTTGTTGGGCACGACCAATCCGGGTGACGTGGTGTTGGACCCGTTCTTCGGGACCGGGACGACCGGCGCTGTGGCCAAGATGCTGGGGCGCGAATTCATTGGAATTGAACGGGAAAAAGCCTATCGCGATGTGGCGACGAAGCGGATTTCCAAGGTTCGAAAGTTTGACAAGGCTGCGCTGGAGGTTTCGGTTTCCAAACGAAGCGAGCCGCGGGTGCCTTTCGGTCAACTGGTTGAACGTGGGATGCTACGCCCGGGTGAGGTGCTGATATCGCCCCGTGGTCAGGCAGCGAAAGTGCGGGCTGATGGGACATTGATTGCAGATGATATCAAGGGGTCGATCCATCAGGTGGGTGCAGCTTTGGAAGGTGCGCCAAGCTGTAATGGCTGGACATATTGGCACTTCCGCAAAGAGGGCAAGAACGTTTCGATTGATGTGCTGCGCCAGCAGATCCGATCCGAAATGTGA
- a CDS encoding phosphoenolpyruvate carboxykinase, which translates to MTIGRVNPKHTLDTQGITGLGQVYYNLIEPDLIQRALCLDEGKLGKGGTLLVSTGKFTGRSPNDKHVVRTPSVEDTIWWDNNRPMSPEGFDALYEDMIAHMKGRDYYVQDLYGGADPAHRLDVRVVTELAWHSLFIRHMLRRPDRDELDSFLPEFTVINSPSFRADPKRHNCRSETVIAMNFDRKLILIGGTEYAGENKKSVFTLLNYLLPEKGIMPMHCSANHAPGNRVDTAVFFGLSGTGKTTLSADPERVLIGDDEHGWSDKGTFNFEGGCYAKTINLSREAESEIYDTTTKFGTVIENMVYDEETRELDFTDDSLTPNMRCAYPLNYISNASETALGGHPKNIIMLTCDAFGVLPPIARLTPAQAMYHFLSGFTSKVAGTERGVTEPQPTFSTCFGAPFMPRRPEVYGQLLRDRIARHGATCWLVNTGWTGGAYGTGSRMPIKATRALLTAALDGSLEKSEYRKDKNFGFDVPVHVFASAVPDILLDPRRTWDNPEAYDRQAAKLVAMFSENFAQYESYIDDDVRAAAIG; encoded by the coding sequence ATGACCATTGGCCGGGTAAACCCAAAACACACTCTTGACACACAAGGCATCACCGGACTTGGCCAAGTCTATTACAACTTGATTGAGCCTGATCTGATCCAACGCGCCCTGTGCCTCGACGAAGGCAAACTTGGCAAAGGCGGCACATTGCTGGTCAGCACCGGCAAGTTCACAGGCCGGTCACCCAACGATAAACACGTTGTTCGCACTCCTTCAGTTGAAGACACAATCTGGTGGGACAACAACCGCCCAATGTCGCCTGAAGGGTTTGACGCACTTTACGAAGATATGATCGCTCATATGAAGGGCCGCGACTATTACGTTCAGGACCTTTACGGCGGTGCTGACCCCGCGCATCGTTTGGATGTGCGCGTTGTAACCGAACTGGCGTGGCACTCGCTATTCATCCGTCACATGCTCCGCCGCCCGGATCGCGATGAACTCGACAGCTTTCTGCCAGAATTCACTGTCATCAATTCGCCTTCTTTCCGTGCGGACCCAAAGCGTCACAATTGCCGGTCTGAAACCGTTATTGCGATGAACTTTGACCGCAAGCTGATCCTGATCGGCGGCACCGAGTATGCGGGCGAGAACAAGAAGTCGGTCTTCACCCTCTTGAACTATCTCCTTCCTGAAAAGGGCATCATGCCGATGCACTGTTCGGCAAACCATGCTCCCGGCAACCGCGTCGACACGGCCGTCTTCTTCGGCCTTTCCGGCACCGGGAAAACCACACTTTCCGCGGACCCAGAGCGCGTGCTGATTGGCGACGATGAACACGGCTGGTCTGACAAGGGCACATTCAACTTCGAGGGCGGTTGCTACGCCAAAACTATCAACCTCAGCCGCGAAGCCGAGTCCGAAATCTACGACACTACGACTAAATTCGGTACCGTCATCGAGAACATGGTCTATGACGAGGAAACGCGCGAGCTTGATTTCACCGACGATAGCCTGACGCCCAACATGCGTTGCGCCTATCCATTGAACTACATCTCAAACGCCTCTGAAACTGCACTCGGCGGGCATCCAAAGAACATCATCATGCTGACGTGTGACGCTTTCGGTGTTCTGCCTCCGATTGCGCGGCTGACACCAGCTCAGGCGATGTATCACTTCTTGTCCGGCTTCACTTCGAAGGTGGCCGGGACAGAGCGCGGTGTGACCGAACCACAACCAACGTTCTCGACCTGTTTCGGCGCACCCTTCATGCCGCGCCGTCCCGAAGTCTACGGCCAACTTCTGCGTGACAGGATCGCCCGTCATGGTGCAACCTGCTGGCTGGTCAACACTGGCTGGACCGGTGGAGCTTATGGCACTGGTTCACGGATGCCGATCAAAGCAACCCGTGCCCTTCTGACTGCCGCTTTAGACGGATCGTTGGAGAAATCCGAGTATCGAAAAGACAAGAATTTCGGCTTTGATGTGCCGGTCCACGTGTTCGCCAGTGCAGTGCCGGATATCCTTCTGGATCCGCGCCGCACCTGGGACAACCCAGAGGCCTATGATCGCCAGGCTGCAAAACTAGTTGCAATGTTTTCGGAGAACTTCGCGCAATACGAAAGCTATATCGACGACGACGTCAGAGCGGCAGCGATCGGCTAA
- a CDS encoding manganese-dependent inorganic pyrophosphatase, which produces MTIKVFGHKSPDTDSTGSPIIWAWYLNECRGQQAEARLLGDPNTEALFVLRRWNLDRPELLEDVTAEDEVVIVDTNNVAELPPSINEAKVIEVIDHHMLQGGLKTKSAINITVRPVACTATILYDMMGTDAEKMPDHIKGAMLSCILSDTLEFRSPTTTDVDRELAEKLAADLGINIPDYASEMFSAKSDVSSYSNSELLRMDSKEYEVDGTKFRVSVMETTSPATVLARKDGLVEDMVSVAEDDGVDQVLFFLIDILNEDAVLFVANDLVKSVAEKSFGVSVKGDTVRLPGVVSRKKQIIPALKV; this is translated from the coding sequence ATGACCATCAAAGTTTTTGGCCACAAATCCCCTGACACCGATTCCACAGGCTCGCCTATCATCTGGGCCTGGTATTTAAACGAATGCAGGGGTCAGCAGGCCGAAGCCCGTCTGTTGGGCGACCCCAATACCGAAGCCCTTTTTGTACTGCGGCGCTGGAACCTGGACCGCCCGGAGCTTTTGGAGGATGTGACAGCCGAGGACGAGGTAGTCATCGTTGACACCAACAACGTGGCCGAACTGCCGCCATCCATCAACGAGGCTAAAGTGATCGAAGTCATCGATCACCACATGCTGCAAGGTGGTCTGAAAACCAAAAGCGCTATCAATATCACAGTGCGACCGGTCGCATGCACCGCAACCATCTTGTACGACATGATGGGAACTGACGCCGAGAAGATGCCGGATCACATCAAAGGCGCGATGTTGTCTTGTATTCTGAGCGATACGCTCGAGTTCCGCTCTCCGACGACAACAGATGTCGATCGGGAACTGGCAGAAAAACTGGCGGCCGATCTGGGCATAAACATCCCGGATTACGCTTCCGAGATGTTCAGCGCGAAATCTGACGTGTCGTCTTATTCCAATTCTGAACTTCTGCGGATGGACAGCAAAGAATACGAAGTAGACGGAACAAAGTTTCGGGTCTCGGTCATGGAAACCACGTCACCAGCTACTGTTTTGGCTCGTAAAGACGGATTGGTTGAAGACATGGTCAGCGTCGCAGAAGACGACGGTGTGGATCAGGTCCTGTTTTTCCTGATCGACATCCTGAACGAAGACGCGGTTCTTTTTGTGGCCAACGATCTGGTCAAATCAGTCGCTGAGAAAAGCTTTGGCGTTTCCGTAAAAGGCGACACGGTTCGATTGCCCGGCGTGGTCAGCCGTAAAAAGCAAATCATCCCAGCGCTGAAGGTTTAA
- a CDS encoding TIGR01459 family HAD-type hydrolase, with translation MVQIVDSLAEISDRYDAVFCDLWGCLHNGLKPFDEAVEALRTFRATGGKVVLLTNAPRSRHEVEKQMDDRIGVPRDCWDVIATSGDSARSAMFQGAIGDKVWYMGPEHDLTFFEPLHLINNPVQITRVPLEDATGIACLGPFDAMADPDVNRPEFLYAKQKGLKLLCANPDIVVDRGETREWCAGALANLYTEMGGESLYFGKPHPPVYDLARRRLAALGGLVPDSRILAIGDGILTDIRGALGEDIDSLFITGGLAAVETKTQRQPDQAALDAYVEGQQLTPTYAVGYLR, from the coding sequence TTGGTTCAAATCGTAGACAGCCTTGCCGAGATTTCCGACCGTTATGATGCGGTGTTCTGCGATCTCTGGGGCTGTTTGCACAATGGCCTGAAGCCCTTTGACGAAGCTGTCGAAGCCTTGCGCACCTTTCGCGCCACCGGCGGCAAAGTTGTCCTTCTGACAAACGCTCCCCGGTCTCGACACGAGGTCGAGAAACAAATGGATGACCGTATCGGCGTGCCGCGCGATTGCTGGGACGTGATTGCTACCTCGGGCGACAGCGCCCGGTCCGCCATGTTCCAGGGCGCCATCGGCGACAAGGTCTGGTACATGGGCCCCGAACATGACCTGACCTTCTTCGAGCCGCTGCATCTGATCAATAATCCGGTTCAGATCACGCGCGTGCCGCTGGAAGACGCGACCGGCATCGCCTGCCTTGGCCCCTTTGATGCCATGGCGGACCCGGACGTGAACCGGCCTGAGTTCCTTTACGCCAAGCAAAAGGGCCTGAAACTGCTTTGTGCCAACCCCGATATCGTTGTGGATCGCGGTGAAACACGGGAATGGTGCGCCGGCGCGCTGGCCAATCTTTATACCGAGATGGGCGGCGAAAGCCTTTATTTCGGAAAGCCTCATCCTCCGGTCTACGATCTGGCGCGGCGCCGATTGGCCGCGCTCGGCGGTCTGGTGCCCGACAGCCGTATACTGGCCATCGGCGATGGCATTCTGACGGATATTCGGGGCGCTTTGGGCGAAGATATCGATAGCCTGTTCATCACTGGCGGGCTGGCGGCGGTCGAAACCAAGACCCAGCGCCAGCCGGATCAGGCCGCGCTGGATGCCTATGTCGAGGGACAGCAACTTACGCCAACCTATGCGGTCGGATATTTGAGGTAG